One Panicum virgatum strain AP13 chromosome 3N, P.virgatum_v5, whole genome shotgun sequence DNA segment encodes these proteins:
- the LOC120667573 gene encoding phosphoenolpyruvate carboxylase kinase 1-like, giving the protein MARGTTPLPTALPWRAAGTREPARGRSGHPRAAARGRLRRGAPVTEPVAAAIVAQLAQALALCHRRGVAHRDVKPDNILIDAAAEEDEDEDEEDGRGAAPRARLADFGSAAWVGAEGLVGTPHYVAPEVVAGGEYGAKADVWSAGVVMYALLSGGESSVVGSDA; this is encoded by the exons ATGGCGCGCGGGACCACTCCCCTCCCCACTGCTCTCCCATGGCGCGCGGCAGGCACCCGGGAGCCGGCGCGGGGCCGCAGCGGGCACccgagagcggcggcgcggggcc gcctccgccgcggcgcgccggtGACGGAGCCCGTGGCGGCCGCCATCGTGGCGCAGCTGGCCCAGGCGCTGGCGCTGTGCCACCGCCGCGGGGTGGCGCACCGCGACGTCAAGCCCGACAACATCCtcatcgacgccgccgccgaggaggatgaggacgaggacgaggaggacggccgcggggcggcgccgcgcgcgcgcctggcGGACTTCGGGTCCGCGGCGTGGGTGGGCGCGGAGGGGCTGGTGGGGACGCCCCACTACGTGGCCCCCgaggtggtcgccggcggcgagtacGGCGCCAAGGCCGACGTGTGGAGCGCCGGGGTGGTGATGTACGCGCTGCTGTCTGGCGGCGAGAGCAGCGTTGTGGGCTCCGACGCGTGA